The proteins below come from a single Asanoa ferruginea genomic window:
- a CDS encoding ThuA domain-containing protein, whose product MLRRALLCVALVAAALVGIPATPALAADFSVLIFSKTAGFRHDSIPAGIAAIQQLGAQNNFTVEATEDANQFTAANLARFQAVIFLSTTGDVLNAAQQTAFEGYVRAGGGYAGIHAAADTEYDWPWYGNLVGAYFLQHPAIQQVTVRIEDGSHPSTAGLPTNWVRTDELYSYRTNPRANVHVLANLDESTYTGGGMGDHPIAWCRAYDGGRTWYSGLGHTQESYTEANFRTHLLGGIRYAAQGTGNCSVGSGPVDPPGSFAQVTLAKGVAETGEPMGLTVLPDRGVLHTSRDGTVRYTDAAGNTKLALTLPVYSHDEEGLQSIKADPGFATNRWVYLYYAPPLSTPGGDSPTTGTAAQFAPFDGVNRLARFTVRADNTIDPASAVTVLDVPASRGQCCHVGGDIDFDAAGNLYLSTGDDTNPFDSAGYAPIDERTDRNPAFDAQRSAGNTNDLRGKVLRIKPSAAGGYTIPAGNMFAPGTANTKPEVYAMGFRNPFRMSVDKATGIVYLGDYGPDAGTADPNRGPAGTVAYERITQPGNYGWPYCSNYNTPYNEYTFPSGPSLGLYNCAGGPTNNSRNNTGLTTLPASRAAWLPYGGGQDPPGICCGSLSPMGGAVYRYNAGLNSAVKFPPSYDGKFFATEFGRRFIKTININANGTPGTITNFPWTGTQVMDYEFGPDGALYVLDYGTGWFGGDANSAVYRIEYQVTGGNRPPVAVASGNPTGGTAPLAVQFSSAGSTDPDGNPLTYAWDFQTNGSVDSTAANPAFTYAANGQYTATLTVRDPSGASATASVVITVGGPTISVSVPQAGRLFNFGDQVPFTVNVTDPANPTIDCSRVTVTYVLGHDSHGHPITNVTGCSGTIQTTVDGEHDVSSNIFGIINAAYTPPGSTTAINATPVVMQPRQRQAEHFGNQSGVSIVTSAAAQGGSAVGNISNGDWISFTPYYLSGLATGFTARVSAPAGGGGTLTLRSGSATGAVVGTATVAATGSFDTFADVTGTITAPTGSAPLFLVFTGGGGAALFNVDSFAFTSGGTPPTGTNLALNKPATASSVEADVYPASAAVDASATTRWASAFADPQWIQVDLGQTYAIDRVRLQWEAAYGSAYRIETSTNGTTWTVARTITGGNGGEDDNTGLNASGRYVRIYGTARGTAWGYSLFSFEVYGGGGQPPTATNVALNKPATASSVENAAFPASLAVDASTTTRWSSAFSDPQWIQVDLGQTYSISRVRLLWEAAYGSAYQIQTSPNGTTWTTVRSVTGGNGGEDDNTGLTASGRYLRINGTARGTAYGYSLFNLEVFGS is encoded by the coding sequence ATGTTGCGCAGAGCGCTGCTCTGCGTCGCCCTGGTGGCAGCGGCACTCGTCGGAATACCGGCGACACCCGCTCTCGCGGCCGACTTCTCCGTGCTGATTTTCAGCAAAACGGCGGGGTTCCGGCACGACTCGATCCCGGCGGGAATCGCCGCGATCCAGCAACTGGGCGCGCAGAACAACTTCACTGTCGAGGCCACCGAAGACGCCAACCAGTTCACTGCCGCAAACCTGGCCCGCTTCCAGGCCGTCATCTTCCTGTCCACCACCGGCGACGTGCTCAACGCCGCACAGCAGACCGCTTTCGAGGGCTACGTCCGCGCCGGCGGCGGCTACGCGGGCATCCACGCGGCGGCCGACACCGAATACGACTGGCCCTGGTATGGCAACCTGGTCGGTGCCTACTTCCTCCAGCACCCGGCCATCCAGCAGGTGACCGTGCGGATCGAAGACGGCAGCCACCCGTCGACCGCCGGCCTGCCGACCAACTGGGTGCGCACCGACGAGCTCTACAGCTACCGCACCAACCCCCGGGCCAACGTGCACGTGCTGGCCAACCTCGACGAGTCGACCTACACGGGCGGCGGGATGGGCGATCACCCGATCGCCTGGTGTCGCGCCTACGACGGCGGTCGCACCTGGTATTCGGGCCTGGGACACACCCAGGAGAGCTACACCGAGGCCAACTTCCGGACCCACCTGCTGGGCGGCATCCGGTATGCGGCACAGGGCACCGGAAACTGCTCGGTCGGCTCCGGACCGGTCGACCCGCCGGGCAGCTTCGCCCAGGTGACCCTGGCCAAGGGCGTCGCCGAGACCGGTGAGCCGATGGGCCTGACCGTGCTGCCCGACCGGGGCGTGCTGCACACCTCGCGGGACGGCACGGTTCGCTACACCGACGCGGCCGGCAACACCAAGCTGGCGCTGACGCTGCCGGTCTACTCGCACGACGAGGAAGGCCTACAGAGCATCAAGGCCGACCCCGGCTTCGCCACCAACCGGTGGGTCTACCTCTATTACGCACCACCACTGTCCACACCGGGCGGTGACTCGCCGACCACCGGCACCGCGGCGCAGTTCGCGCCGTTCGACGGCGTCAACCGGCTGGCGCGGTTCACCGTGCGGGCCGACAACACGATCGACCCGGCGTCGGCGGTGACCGTCCTCGACGTGCCGGCCAGCCGCGGCCAGTGCTGCCACGTCGGTGGCGACATCGACTTCGACGCGGCCGGCAACCTCTACCTGTCGACGGGCGACGACACCAACCCGTTCGACTCGGCCGGCTACGCGCCGATCGACGAGCGCACCGACCGCAACCCGGCCTTCGACGCGCAGCGCTCCGCGGGCAACACCAACGACCTGCGCGGCAAGGTGCTCCGGATCAAGCCGTCGGCGGCCGGTGGCTACACCATCCCGGCCGGCAACATGTTCGCCCCGGGCACCGCCAACACCAAGCCCGAGGTGTACGCGATGGGCTTCCGGAACCCGTTCCGGATGAGCGTCGACAAGGCGACCGGCATCGTCTACCTGGGTGACTACGGGCCGGACGCCGGCACCGCCGACCCCAACCGCGGGCCGGCCGGCACGGTCGCCTACGAGCGGATCACCCAGCCCGGCAACTACGGCTGGCCCTACTGCTCCAACTACAACACCCCCTACAACGAGTACACGTTCCCCAGTGGACCGTCGCTTGGCCTCTACAACTGCGCCGGTGGCCCGACCAACAACTCGCGCAACAACACGGGCCTGACCACCCTGCCGGCGTCGCGGGCGGCGTGGCTGCCGTACGGCGGCGGGCAGGACCCGCCGGGCATCTGCTGCGGCAGCCTCTCGCCGATGGGTGGCGCGGTCTACCGCTACAACGCCGGGCTCAACTCGGCCGTGAAGTTCCCGCCCTCCTACGACGGGAAGTTCTTCGCCACCGAGTTCGGCCGCCGGTTCATCAAGACCATCAACATCAACGCCAACGGCACGCCGGGCACCATCACCAACTTCCCGTGGACCGGGACCCAGGTGATGGACTACGAGTTCGGCCCGGACGGCGCGCTCTACGTGCTCGACTACGGCACCGGCTGGTTCGGCGGCGACGCCAACTCGGCCGTCTACCGGATCGAATACCAGGTCACCGGCGGCAACCGGCCGCCCGTGGCGGTGGCGTCGGGCAACCCGACCGGCGGCACCGCGCCGCTGGCCGTGCAGTTCTCCTCGGCCGGGTCGACCGACCCGGACGGCAACCCGCTGACCTACGCCTGGGACTTCCAGACCAACGGGTCGGTCGACTCCACGGCGGCGAACCCGGCGTTCACCTACGCGGCCAACGGGCAATACACGGCGACGCTGACGGTGCGCGATCCCTCCGGGGCCAGCGCAACGGCCAGCGTGGTGATCACCGTGGGTGGGCCGACGATCTCGGTGTCGGTGCCACAGGCCGGCCGGCTGTTCAACTTCGGTGACCAGGTGCCGTTCACGGTCAACGTGACCGACCCGGCCAACCCGACGATCGACTGTTCCCGGGTCACGGTGACCTACGTGCTCGGGCACGACTCGCACGGCCACCCGATCACCAACGTGACCGGTTGCTCGGGCACCATCCAGACGACGGTCGACGGCGAGCACGACGTCTCGTCGAACATCTTCGGCATCATCAACGCGGCCTACACGCCGCCGGGCTCGACCACCGCGATCAACGCGACCCCGGTGGTCATGCAACCCCGGCAGCGCCAGGCCGAGCACTTCGGCAACCAGTCGGGCGTCAGCATCGTGACGTCGGCGGCGGCCCAGGGTGGCAGCGCGGTCGGCAACATCAGCAACGGCGACTGGATCTCGTTCACCCCCTATTACCTGTCGGGGCTCGCGACCGGGTTCACCGCCCGGGTGTCGGCGCCGGCCGGTGGTGGCGGCACGCTCACGCTGCGGTCGGGTTCCGCGACGGGCGCGGTGGTCGGCACGGCCACGGTGGCGGCGACCGGCTCGTTCGACACGTTCGCCGACGTGACCGGCACGATCACGGCGCCGACCGGCTCCGCGCCGCTGTTCCTGGTGTTCACCGGCGGTGGCGGTGCGGCGCTGTTCAACGTCGACTCGTTCGCGTTCACCTCCGGCGGCACCCCGCCGACCGGCACCAACCTGGCGCTCAACAAGCCGGCGACGGCGTCGAGCGTCGAGGCCGACGTCTATCCGGCGTCGGCGGCCGTGGACGCGTCGGCCACCACCCGGTGGGCCAGCGCGTTCGCCGACCCGCAGTGGATCCAGGTCGACCTCGGCCAGACCTACGCGATCGACCGCGTGCGTTTGCAGTGGGAGGCCGCGTACGGGTCCGCGTACCGGATCGAGACCTCGACCAACGGCACCACCTGGACCGTCGCGCGGACGATCACCGGTGGCAACGGCGGCGAGGACGACAACACCGGTCTGAACGCCAGTGGGCGGTACGTCCGGATCTACGGCACCGCGCGCGGCACGGCGTGGGGCTACTCGCTGTTCTCCTTCGAGGTCTACGGCGGTGGCGGCCAGCCGCCGACGGCGACCAACGTGGCGCTCAACAAGCCGGCGACGGCATCGAGCGTGGAGAACGCCGCGTTCCCGGCATCGCTCGCGGTGGACGCCTCGACCACGACCCGGTGGTCCAGCGCGTTCAGCGACCCGCAGTGGATCCAGGTCGACCTGGGGCAGACCTACTCGATCAGCCGGGTCCGGCTGCTCTGGGAGGCCGCCTACGGCTCGGCGTACCAGATACAGACCTCGCCCAACGGCACCACCTGGACCACGGTGCGGTCCGTGACGGGTGGCAACGGCGGTGAGGACGACAACACCGGCCTGACCGCGAGCGGCCGCTATCTGCGGATCAACGGCACCGCGCGGGGCACGGCCTACGGCTATTCGCTCTTCAACCTGGAAGTGTTCGGAAGCTGA
- a CDS encoding SpoIIE family protein phosphatase — protein sequence MIDAATDSDERLRRLEAVTDAALSRLDVDDLLAELLDRVRELLGVDTAVVLLLDAHARQLVATAAMGLGDDFEAGLRLPIGRGFAGRIARDRRPMVIDDVALDGDTSPLVRGRGVQSVLGVPIFGGGELAGVLHVGTIAPRAFTPDDVRLLEMVADRASVATHSRAGNVDRTTALALQRSLLPTALAEVSGVEMAARYLPGHDAGVGGDWYDVFALPSGWLGVVVGDVSGHGLMSAVVMGRLRSALRAYALVCADPADALQHLDAKVHHFETGNLATVLYAMIPPERDRIHISVAGHPQPVLVDPSGRAELLTAPTDVPLGMGRPATGRRTTVVDFAPGALLVCYTDGLVERRHESIDVGLERLRATVWPGQPDEVCTALMLAVGEERPSDDTALLAIRRLGPPAQPEPQVILAAAFDRAGVALLRRQIAEEAARHGMAADGVDDFVAAVNEVMTNAIRHGGGAGRLRLVSVADDLVCEVRDSGAGFPAESFLTRQERPTPSPVGGMGLWIAQQTSHELQIESGPAGTLVRITAAR from the coding sequence GTGATCGACGCGGCGACTGACAGCGACGAGCGGCTCCGGCGGCTCGAAGCCGTCACCGATGCCGCGCTCTCCCGGCTCGATGTCGACGACCTCCTCGCCGAGCTCCTCGACCGGGTCCGGGAGTTGCTCGGGGTCGACACCGCGGTGGTCCTGCTCCTCGACGCACACGCCCGGCAGCTCGTCGCCACCGCCGCCATGGGGCTCGGCGACGACTTCGAAGCGGGGCTGCGGCTGCCGATCGGGCGCGGCTTCGCCGGCCGGATCGCCCGCGACCGGCGGCCGATGGTGATCGACGACGTGGCCCTCGACGGCGACACCAGCCCGCTGGTGCGCGGCCGGGGCGTCCAGTCGGTGCTCGGCGTCCCGATCTTCGGCGGCGGCGAGCTGGCCGGCGTCCTACACGTCGGCACCATCGCGCCGCGCGCCTTCACCCCCGACGACGTCCGCCTGCTGGAGATGGTCGCCGACCGGGCCAGCGTGGCCACCCACAGCCGGGCCGGCAACGTCGACCGCACCACCGCCCTCGCCCTCCAGCGCAGCCTGCTGCCGACGGCACTCGCCGAGGTCTCCGGCGTCGAGATGGCGGCCCGCTACCTGCCCGGCCACGACGCCGGCGTCGGCGGCGACTGGTATGACGTGTTCGCCCTCCCGTCCGGCTGGCTCGGCGTGGTCGTCGGTGACGTGTCGGGCCACGGCCTGATGTCGGCCGTCGTGATGGGCCGGCTGCGCAGCGCGCTGCGGGCCTACGCGCTGGTCTGCGCCGACCCCGCCGACGCGCTCCAGCACCTCGACGCGAAGGTGCACCACTTCGAGACCGGCAACCTGGCCACCGTGCTCTACGCGATGATCCCCCCGGAGCGCGACCGGATCCACATCTCGGTCGCCGGCCATCCGCAGCCGGTGCTCGTCGACCCGAGCGGCCGCGCCGAGCTGCTGACCGCGCCGACCGACGTGCCGCTGGGCATGGGCCGCCCGGCGACCGGCCGGCGCACCACCGTGGTCGACTTCGCGCCCGGCGCGCTGCTCGTCTGCTACACCGACGGCCTGGTCGAGCGCCGGCACGAGTCGATCGACGTGGGCCTCGAGCGGCTGCGGGCCACCGTCTGGCCCGGGCAGCCCGACGAGGTGTGCACGGCACTGATGCTGGCGGTGGGGGAGGAGCGGCCCAGCGACGACACCGCCCTGCTCGCGATCCGCCGGCTCGGCCCGCCCGCACAGCCCGAGCCGCAGGTCATCCTGGCGGCGGCCTTCGACCGGGCCGGCGTCGCCCTGCTGCGCCGCCAGATCGCCGAGGAGGCGGCCCGGCACGGCATGGCCGCCGACGGCGTCGACGACTTCGTCGCCGCGGTCAACGAGGTGATGACCAACGCGATCCGGCACGGCGGTGGTGCCGGCCGGCTCCGCCTGGTTTCCGTCGCCGACGACCTGGTCTGCGAGGTCCGCGACAGCGGCGCCGGCTTCCCCGCGGAGTCCTTCCTGACGAGGCAGGAGCGCCCGACGCCGTCGCCGGTCGGCGGCATGGGCCTCTGGATCGCCCAGCAGACCAGCCACGAACTCCAGATCGAGAGCGGCCCGGCCGGCACGCTGGTCCGGATCACCGCGGCACGCTGA
- a CDS encoding 2'-5' RNA ligase family protein translates to MVAALELYLDTDATRRLRALWQALEAEGIPTLASLQDSRHRPHVSLAAASRLSPEAVAAALGDTAVGRGLVLDLDFVGQFVGRVLWLGITPTAALLDRHRVVHDRLAAGGVEVWEQYRPGRWVPHCTVSLRVPNPLMGAAVRRCLEILPLRATVTGASVTDHANDIAHALPG, encoded by the coding sequence TTGGTCGCCGCGCTCGAGCTCTACCTCGACACCGACGCCACCCGCCGCCTGCGGGCCCTGTGGCAGGCGCTCGAGGCCGAGGGCATCCCCACGCTGGCGTCACTCCAGGATTCCAGGCACCGCCCGCACGTCTCGCTGGCGGCGGCCAGCCGCCTGTCACCCGAGGCGGTCGCGGCGGCGCTCGGCGACACCGCGGTCGGCCGTGGCCTGGTGCTCGACCTCGACTTCGTCGGCCAGTTCGTGGGCCGGGTGCTGTGGCTCGGCATCACCCCGACGGCCGCGCTGCTCGACCGGCACCGGGTGGTGCACGACCGCCTCGCCGCGGGCGGTGTCGAGGTCTGGGAGCAATACCGGCCGGGCCGCTGGGTGCCGCACTGCACGGTGTCACTGCGGGTGCCGAACCCGTTGATGGGCGCCGCCGTGCGCCGATGCCTGGAAATCCTGCCGCTGCGCGCGACGGTGACCGGCGCATCGGTCACCGACCACGCCAACGACATCGCCCACGCCTTGCCGGGATAG
- a CDS encoding alpha/beta hydrolase, with amino-acid sequence MATDGAIKGARFRFRTASAVIMTSVLALAVGAQPAAASDGPPEEEAGIAWTACEGLEEQFQCARVRVPLDWDEPDGEQIELAVIKHLASRPEERIGSMFLNPGGPGQSGVGLVRDGADDLDAWGGGRFDLVGWDPRGTNDSTPVRCFTSDEERDAFWAGVSIPSTPAESEAYQQKTLDLAKRCGELSGNLLSHITTADTARDLDRLRALVGDEQLTYAGLSYGTFIGQTYANLFPGRVRAMLLDGLINPVDSSTSEEANIANAVSSADEVFEQFLLACQNAAPGECALAGHGEPVKDRVAALFERTRQAPIPAPNADPPGELSYGDLQVSTFTPLRLPLTWPQFAADLDAAAEGDASALETAARALQSPVGMIASTTSTAISCGDAPARVPVADWPQQIPRFTEAGKLWGSVLGWWLWAPCASGWQADATDRYTGPWNATTPNPILLMGARYDPGTPYRNAVSAEQRLGNAVLVTLNGYGHPSYQVPSACMDKLRVSYLVDLVTPPRGTVCQPDEAPFG; translated from the coding sequence ATGGCCACGGATGGCGCGATCAAAGGTGCTCGTTTCCGGTTCCGCACGGCCTCGGCGGTGATCATGACGAGCGTGCTCGCACTCGCCGTGGGCGCCCAGCCGGCAGCGGCGTCCGACGGGCCGCCCGAAGAGGAGGCCGGGATAGCGTGGACCGCCTGCGAAGGGCTGGAGGAACAGTTCCAATGCGCCCGGGTGCGGGTCCCGCTGGACTGGGACGAGCCCGACGGCGAGCAGATCGAGCTGGCGGTGATCAAGCACCTCGCCAGCCGGCCCGAGGAACGGATCGGCTCGATGTTCCTCAACCCGGGCGGGCCGGGTCAGAGCGGCGTCGGATTGGTGCGCGACGGCGCCGACGACCTCGACGCCTGGGGTGGGGGCCGGTTCGACCTGGTGGGCTGGGACCCGCGGGGCACCAACGACAGCACGCCGGTGCGCTGCTTCACCAGCGACGAGGAACGGGACGCGTTCTGGGCGGGCGTCTCGATCCCCTCCACGCCGGCCGAGTCGGAGGCCTACCAGCAGAAGACGCTCGACCTGGCGAAGCGGTGCGGCGAGCTGAGCGGAAACCTGCTCTCGCACATCACCACCGCCGACACCGCGCGCGACCTCGATCGGCTGCGCGCGCTGGTCGGCGACGAGCAGCTCACCTACGCGGGTCTGTCCTACGGGACGTTCATCGGCCAGACCTATGCCAACCTCTTCCCGGGCCGGGTGCGGGCGATGCTCCTCGACGGCCTGATCAACCCGGTCGACTCCAGCACCAGCGAAGAGGCCAACATCGCCAACGCCGTCTCGTCGGCCGACGAGGTCTTCGAGCAGTTCCTCCTGGCGTGCCAGAACGCGGCTCCCGGTGAATGCGCCCTCGCCGGTCACGGCGAACCGGTCAAGGACCGGGTGGCGGCCCTGTTCGAGCGGACCCGCCAGGCGCCGATCCCGGCGCCCAACGCCGACCCGCCGGGCGAGCTGAGCTACGGCGACCTCCAGGTCTCCACGTTCACCCCGCTGCGCCTCCCGCTCACCTGGCCGCAGTTCGCCGCCGACCTGGACGCGGCCGCCGAGGGCGACGCGTCGGCCCTGGAGACCGCCGCGCGGGCGTTGCAGTCCCCCGTGGGCATGATCGCCTCGACCACGTCGACGGCGATCTCCTGCGGCGACGCGCCCGCCCGGGTGCCGGTGGCCGACTGGCCCCAGCAGATCCCCCGGTTCACCGAGGCCGGCAAGCTGTGGGGATCGGTGCTGGGCTGGTGGCTGTGGGCCCCGTGCGCCTCGGGTTGGCAGGCCGACGCCACCGACCGCTACACCGGGCCGTGGAACGCCACGACCCCGAACCCCATCCTGCTGATGGGCGCCCGCTACGACCCCGGCACGCCCTACCGCAACGCGGTCAGCGCCGAGCAGCGGCTGGGCAACGCGGTGCTGGTCACGCTCAACGGCTACGGCCACCCGAGCTACCAGGTGCCCAGCGCGTGCATGGACAAGCTGCGGGTGAGCTACCTAGTCGATCTCGTCACCCCGCCGCGTGGCACGGTCTGCCAGCCCGACGAGGCACCGTTCGGCTAA
- a CDS encoding aldo/keto reductase, translating to MGFDRLDLSVPVHRIGLGLAALGRPGYINLGRDRDLPTERSVDAMRRRTHEVLDAAYAAGVRYVDAARSYGRAEEFLASWLDDRPDVVVGSKWGYTYVAGWRVDAKVHETKDHSVVTFDRQVAETRALLGARLDLYQIHSLTPDSSALTDPVLHRHLADLADRGVTIGVSTSGPRQADAIRSALAVEVDGAPLFHSFQATWNPLEPSAGPALEEAHAAGRHVIIKEALANGRLADHDAEVLAHALRQPWVDVVLSGAATTAQLASNLRALEITDPGPLPAAETPDDYWRHRSALPWS from the coding sequence GTGGGATTTGATCGACTGGACCTGAGCGTGCCGGTGCACCGGATCGGGCTGGGGCTCGCCGCCCTGGGACGGCCGGGTTACATCAATCTCGGGCGCGACCGCGACCTGCCCACCGAGCGCAGCGTCGATGCCATGCGCCGCCGGACCCACGAGGTGCTCGATGCGGCGTACGCCGCCGGGGTGCGCTATGTCGACGCCGCCCGCTCCTACGGCCGGGCCGAGGAGTTCCTGGCGAGCTGGCTCGATGACCGGCCGGACGTCGTCGTCGGGTCCAAGTGGGGCTACACCTACGTCGCCGGGTGGCGGGTCGACGCCAAGGTGCACGAGACCAAGGACCACAGCGTCGTCACGTTCGACCGGCAGGTCGCCGAGACGCGGGCGTTGCTCGGTGCGCGGCTCGATCTCTACCAGATCCACTCGTTGACGCCGGACAGTTCGGCGTTGACCGATCCGGTCCTGCACCGGCACCTGGCCGACCTGGCCGACCGCGGCGTCACCATCGGCGTCTCGACCAGCGGCCCCAGGCAGGCCGACGCGATCCGCTCGGCGCTCGCGGTCGAGGTCGACGGCGCGCCGCTGTTCCACAGCTTCCAGGCCACCTGGAACCCGCTGGAACCCTCGGCCGGCCCCGCGCTGGAGGAGGCGCATGCCGCCGGGCGGCACGTGATCATCAAGGAGGCGCTCGCCAACGGGCGGCTCGCCGATCACGACGCCGAGGTGCTCGCACACGCCCTGCGCCAGCCCTGGGTCGACGTGGTGCTCTCCGGCGCCGCCACCACCGCCCAACTCGCCAGCAACCTGCGGGCGCTGGAGATCACCGACCCGGGCCCGCTCCCCGCGGCCGAAACGCCCGACGACTACTGGCGCCACCGCTCGGCGTTGCCGTGGTCCTAG
- the aceB gene encoding malate synthase A translates to MRIEVLGNGYDEILDPKALDFLVALDSEFAGRRVALLDTRRARRARYAAGQLPGFLPETAHIRNDPSWRVAPPAAGLVDRRVEITGPPDRKMTVNALNSGAKVWLADFEDALAPTWDNLMGGQANLIAALDGELDFTDAASGKRYAVGTDPATIVVRPRGWHLAEKHIVVDGRPISASLVDFGLHFFHCAQRQIDAGKGPYFYLPKLESHREARLWNDVFVFAQNYLGIPQGTIRATVLIETITAAFEMEEILWELREHAAGLNAGRWDYIFSIIKQFGHRSDFVLPDRADVTMTVPFLRSYTELLVKTCHKRGAHAIGGMAAFIPSRDPAVNEVAFAKVRADKEREAGDGFDGSWVAHPGLVETCSEVFTGVLGTRPHQLDRQRDDVAVNADDLLAVDLTPGAVTVEGLRSNVAVALRYFDSWLRGTGAAAIFDLMEDAATAEIARCQVWQWVHHRTPLAGGDVVTEDLVRSIVDDEEAGLRPAAARIFLETALAEELPPFFTADAYAHYLV, encoded by the coding sequence ATGAGGATCGAGGTCCTGGGCAACGGGTACGACGAGATCCTTGACCCGAAGGCGCTCGACTTCCTGGTCGCGCTCGACAGCGAGTTCGCCGGCCGCCGGGTGGCGCTCCTGGACACCCGGCGGGCCCGGCGTGCCCGTTACGCGGCCGGCCAGCTCCCGGGTTTCCTGCCCGAGACGGCCCACATCCGCAACGACCCGAGCTGGCGCGTGGCCCCGCCGGCAGCGGGCCTGGTCGACCGGCGGGTGGAGATCACCGGTCCGCCCGACCGGAAGATGACCGTCAACGCGCTCAACTCCGGCGCCAAGGTGTGGCTCGCCGACTTCGAAGACGCGCTGGCACCGACCTGGGACAACCTGATGGGCGGCCAGGCCAACCTGATCGCGGCCCTCGACGGTGAGCTCGACTTCACCGACGCCGCGTCGGGCAAGCGCTACGCCGTCGGCACCGACCCGGCCACCATCGTGGTCCGGCCGCGCGGCTGGCACCTGGCGGAGAAGCACATCGTGGTCGACGGCCGGCCGATCTCGGCGAGCCTGGTCGACTTCGGCCTGCACTTCTTCCACTGCGCGCAGCGGCAGATCGACGCCGGCAAGGGACCCTACTTCTACCTGCCCAAGCTGGAGAGCCACCGCGAGGCGCGGCTGTGGAACGACGTGTTCGTCTTCGCGCAGAACTACCTCGGCATCCCGCAGGGCACCATCCGGGCCACCGTGCTGATCGAGACGATCACCGCGGCGTTCGAGATGGAGGAGATCCTCTGGGAGCTGCGCGAGCACGCGGCGGGGCTCAACGCGGGCCGCTGGGACTACATCTTCAGCATCATCAAGCAGTTCGGCCACCGGTCCGACTTCGTGCTGCCCGACCGCGCCGACGTGACGATGACCGTGCCGTTCCTGCGGTCCTACACCGAGCTGCTGGTCAAGACCTGCCACAAGCGCGGCGCGCACGCGATCGGCGGGATGGCGGCGTTCATCCCGAGCCGCGACCCGGCGGTCAACGAGGTGGCCTTCGCCAAGGTCCGCGCCGACAAGGAGCGCGAGGCCGGCGACGGCTTCGACGGCTCCTGGGTGGCGCACCCGGGCCTGGTCGAGACCTGCTCCGAGGTGTTCACCGGCGTGCTCGGCACCCGGCCGCACCAGCTCGACCGGCAGCGTGACGACGTCGCGGTCAACGCCGACGACCTGCTCGCCGTCGACCTGACGCCGGGCGCGGTCACCGTCGAGGGCCTGCGGTCCAATGTGGCCGTCGCGCTGCGCTATTTCGACAGCTGGCTGCGCGGCACCGGTGCCGCCGCCATCTTCGACCTGATGGAAGACGCGGCCACCGCCGAGATCGCGCGCTGCCAGGTGTGGCAGTGGGTGCACCACCGCACCCCGCTGGCCGGCGGCGACGTGGTCACCGAAGACCTGGTCCGGTCCATCGTGGACGATGAGGAGGCCGGGCTGCGGCCGGCGGCCGCGCGGATCTTCCTGGAGACGGCGCTGGCCGAGGAGTTGCCGCCGTTCTTCACCGCTGACGCCTACGCCCACTATTTGGTCTAG